In Caproiciproducens sp. NJN-50, the following are encoded in one genomic region:
- a CDS encoding NUDIX hydrolase, with protein MKLTEKTLDQNYIYRGKILDLHVDKAELISGRVVTRECVDHRGGVSVAALTDQNEMLFVRQYRYPYHEVVLEAPAGKLEKGEDPFEAAKREQREETGTTGRNYLDLGRMYPSPGYTNEVIHLYACRIESSGDLSLDEGEFLEVKKIPLKKAAQMVLDGEIPDAKTQVLILKTIQMVKNGKI; from the coding sequence ATGAAACTGACCGAAAAGACACTGGATCAAAACTACATTTACCGCGGCAAAATCCTGGATCTCCATGTGGACAAAGCGGAGCTGATCAGCGGGCGCGTCGTAACGCGCGAATGTGTCGACCACCGAGGCGGCGTGAGCGTCGCGGCCCTGACGGATCAAAATGAAATGCTGTTTGTCCGACAGTACCGCTACCCCTACCATGAGGTGGTTCTGGAGGCCCCTGCCGGGAAGCTCGAAAAAGGAGAGGACCCTTTCGAGGCCGCAAAGCGCGAGCAGCGCGAGGAAACCGGGACAACCGGCAGGAACTACCTGGATCTCGGCAGGATGTACCCCTCCCCCGGCTACACCAACGAGGTGATCCACCTTTACGCCTGCCGCATCGAATCCAGCGGGGACCTGAGCCTCGACGAAGGGGAGTTTCTGGAAGTCAAAAAAATTCCTTTGAAGAAAGCCGCACAAATGGTGCTGGACGGCGAGATTCCGGACGCAAAAACCCAGGTGCTGATTTTGAAGACCATTCAAATGGTGAAAAACGGAAAAATATGA
- the gyrA gene encoding DNA gyrase subunit A has protein sequence MDEIEENNRIVNVDLEKEMKKSFLDYSMSVIVSRALPDVRDGLKPVHRRILYTMFQNGLMPDRAYRKCADTVGSVLGSYHPHGDASVYDALVRLAQDFSMRYMLVDGHGNFGSVDGDPPAAYRYTEARMSKIALEMLQDIDKETVDFQPNYDDRLKEPVVLPSHFPNLLVNGSTGIAVGMATNIPPHNMREVIDGVCTLIDNRGATLDDLMQSIKGPDFPTGGIIMGRSGIRAAYGTGRGRIIVRARAEIEEEKNGRFNIIVTELPYQVNKARLIESIADLVKEKRIEGISNIEDHSDREGMHIVVTVKRDASPQIVLNQLYSFTQMQSTFGVNMLAIVDGEPKTLTLRELLLEYLKFQEDVVRRRTQFDLRKAQERAHILEGLKIAVDNIDEVIHIIRSSKAIPEARARLTERFGLDDVQTQAIVQMPLGRLTGLERQKLEDELAALLVKITDYEDILAHEERVLAIVREEATAVRDKFGDERRTEIAAVTGEVDIEDLIPDEECMLTMTSFGYVKRQKTDIYRTQRRGGRGVSGMTRREEDAATDMFVIGSHDYVMFFTNLGRVYRLKCYEIPEGARTSKGINIANLLPIAQEEKVTSMIRVPEFDEESFLVMVTRNGIIKRTALSAYDTARKGGVIAIDLDEGDELSWVRMTSGGDDLLVATKQGMAIRFNEQDARAMGRATRGVKAISLSEGDCVVGMVVLVPGTLVLTVSETGFGRLSPESDYRSQFRGGKGLLNYHTEHYGDVAAIQSAGLSDDVILISSDGIIIRILAESIRQCQRPSKGVLLMRLTEDSRVVTVACTAHDDEEEAEEALDDGSADEGSDDASEESEEEGQPENGPEEEK, from the coding sequence ATGGATGAAATAGAAGAAAATAACAGAATTGTCAATGTGGACCTTGAAAAGGAAATGAAGAAATCGTTTCTCGATTATTCCATGTCCGTCATTGTTTCCCGCGCTCTTCCGGATGTGCGCGACGGGCTCAAGCCGGTCCACAGAAGAATCCTCTACACCATGTTTCAAAACGGCCTGATGCCGGACCGGGCTTACCGGAAGTGCGCCGATACCGTCGGCTCCGTTTTGGGCAGCTACCACCCGCACGGCGACGCTTCGGTCTACGACGCGCTGGTCCGCCTGGCGCAGGATTTTTCCATGCGCTATATGCTGGTGGACGGCCACGGCAACTTCGGCTCCGTCGACGGGGACCCGCCCGCGGCTTACCGTTACACCGAAGCGCGCATGAGCAAGATCGCGCTGGAAATGCTTCAGGATATCGACAAGGAAACCGTCGATTTCCAGCCGAACTACGACGACCGCCTGAAAGAACCCGTCGTTTTGCCGAGCCATTTTCCGAATCTTCTGGTCAACGGCTCGACCGGCATCGCCGTCGGCATGGCGACCAACATCCCGCCGCACAACATGCGGGAGGTCATCGACGGCGTCTGCACCCTGATCGACAACCGCGGCGCGACGCTGGACGACCTGATGCAGAGCATCAAGGGCCCGGATTTCCCGACCGGCGGCATCATCATGGGCCGCAGCGGGATCCGCGCCGCCTATGGCACGGGCCGGGGCCGGATCATCGTGCGCGCCCGCGCGGAGATCGAGGAGGAAAAGAACGGCCGTTTCAACATCATCGTGACCGAACTGCCCTACCAGGTCAACAAGGCGAGGCTGATCGAATCCATCGCCGACCTGGTGAAGGAGAAGCGGATCGAGGGCATTTCCAATATCGAGGACCATTCCGACCGCGAGGGAATGCATATCGTCGTCACGGTCAAGCGCGACGCTTCCCCACAGATTGTTTTGAATCAGCTTTATTCCTTCACACAGATGCAGTCCACGTTCGGCGTGAACATGCTCGCGATCGTCGACGGCGAGCCGAAGACGCTGACGCTTCGGGAGCTGCTGCTCGAATACCTGAAATTCCAGGAGGACGTTGTCCGCAGGCGCACGCAGTTCGACCTGAGAAAGGCACAGGAGCGCGCCCATATTCTGGAGGGCCTCAAAATCGCGGTCGACAACATCGACGAGGTCATCCACATCATCCGATCCTCCAAAGCCATTCCGGAAGCGCGCGCCCGCCTGACCGAGCGCTTCGGCCTCGACGACGTGCAGACGCAGGCCATCGTTCAGATGCCGCTCGGCCGCCTGACCGGGCTCGAACGGCAGAAGCTGGAGGACGAGCTTGCCGCCCTGCTGGTTAAAATCACCGATTACGAGGATATTCTCGCACATGAGGAGCGCGTGCTCGCCATCGTCCGGGAGGAAGCCACCGCCGTGCGCGACAAATTCGGCGACGAGCGCCGCACGGAAATCGCGGCGGTCACGGGCGAGGTCGATATCGAGGACCTGATCCCCGATGAGGAATGCATGCTGACCATGACCAGCTTCGGCTATGTCAAGCGCCAGAAGACGGACATCTACCGCACGCAGCGGCGCGGCGGCCGCGGCGTTTCCGGCATGACGCGGCGCGAGGAAGACGCGGCGACGGATATGTTCGTGATCGGTTCGCACGATTATGTGATGTTCTTTACAAACCTCGGGCGCGTCTACCGCCTGAAATGCTATGAGATTCCGGAGGGAGCGAGAACCTCCAAGGGAATCAATATCGCGAACCTGCTGCCCATCGCGCAGGAGGAAAAGGTCACCTCGATGATCCGCGTGCCGGAATTCGACGAGGAGAGCTTCCTCGTCATGGTGACGAGGAACGGGATCATCAAGCGCACGGCGCTTTCCGCCTACGATACCGCGCGCAAGGGCGGCGTCATCGCGATCGACCTGGACGAGGGGGACGAGCTTTCCTGGGTCCGCATGACGAGCGGCGGGGACGATCTTCTTGTCGCGACAAAACAGGGCATGGCGATCCGGTTCAATGAGCAGGACGCCCGCGCCATGGGCCGCGCGACCCGCGGCGTCAAGGCGATTTCGCTCTCGGAGGGCGACTGCGTCGTCGGCATGGTGGTGCTGGTTCCAGGCACGCTGGTGCTGACGGTTTCCGAAACCGGATTCGGCCGCCTGTCCCCGGAAAGCGATTACCGGTCCCAGTTCCGCGGCGGCAAAGGGCTGCTGAACTACCACACGGAGCACTACGGAGATGTGGCGGCGATCCAATCGGCCGGCCTCAGCGACGATGTCATTCTGATTTCCTCCGACGGGATCATCATCCGCATTCTCGCGGAGTCGATCCGCCAGTGCCAGCGCCCGAGCAAGGGCGTCCTGCTGATGCGCCTGACCGAGGACAGCCGCGTCGTCACGGTGGCCTGCACCGCGCACGACGACGAGGAGGAAGCGGAAGAAGCTCTGGACGACGGAAGCGCGGACGAGGGTTCCGACGACGCTTCGGAGGAATCGGAAGAAGAGGGACAACCGGAAAACGGTCCGGAAGAGGAAAAATAA
- a CDS encoding ABC transporter permease: MKAIAKKELKSYFLSPIGYVFVGVILLLFGFYYYQVLRIGSSSYIPQVYSTLFIWSMMLLPILTMRSFSDEMRNHTDQGLLTAPVGVGAIVFGKFLAAFLVFAIAMLLSLIPVVIISFFASPDWATILGTVFGSLLYGAAMIAIGIFISSLTQSQIVAAVATFGVSIFLLVINQMSSLVANTFFSSLITGISFDSRYQPFAKGILNLSSIVFFLSVIAVFWFLTARKLESKRWG; encoded by the coding sequence GTGAAGGCAATTGCAAAGAAGGAACTCAAATCTTATTTTCTGTCCCCCATCGGGTATGTGTTTGTCGGGGTCATTCTGCTCCTGTTCGGCTTTTATTACTATCAGGTGCTGCGCATCGGCTCTTCGTCCTATATCCCGCAGGTCTATTCGACGCTGTTCATCTGGAGCATGATGCTTCTGCCGATTCTGACCATGCGCAGCTTCAGCGACGAGATGCGCAACCACACGGACCAGGGATTGCTCACCGCGCCGGTCGGGGTGGGGGCCATCGTGTTCGGCAAATTTCTCGCCGCGTTCCTCGTGTTTGCCATTGCGATGCTGCTGAGCCTGATTCCAGTCGTGATCATCTCGTTTTTCGCCTCGCCGGACTGGGCGACCATCCTGGGGACCGTTTTCGGTTCGCTTCTGTACGGCGCGGCCATGATCGCGATCGGGATTTTTATTTCCTCGCTGACGCAGAGCCAGATTGTCGCGGCGGTCGCGACGTTCGGCGTTTCGATTTTTCTTCTGGTCATCAACCAGATGAGCAGTCTGGTCGCCAATACTTTTTTTTCCAGTCTGATTACGGGGATTTCGTTTGACAGCCGGTACCAGCCGTTTGCCAAAGGGATTTTAAATCTTTCGAGCATCGTGTTCTTTCTCAGCGTCATCGCGGTTTTCTGGTTTCTCACCGCGCGCAAGCTGGAAAGCAAAAGATGGGGTTAA
- a CDS encoding ABC transporter ATP-binding protein, translated as MMIEVQNLTKRYGENIALSNISFSVGENTVIGFLGPNGAGKSTAMNIITGYLSASSGSVKVGGFDTVDQPNEAKKLIGYLPEMPPLYPDMTVREYLNFVYELKKVTLPREKHLREICALVKILDVSKRLIGNLSKGYRQRVGLAQALIGNPPVLILDEPTVGLDPKQIIEVRNLIKGLGKNHTVILSSHILPEIQAVADRILVVNRGKLVADGTPFELEHSMSAEHHLSVRMEGASGEIEKALNGMKFVEGVRNFGEKEPGVWEYEISVKEGEDLRRPLFALAAKRNWPVLSMTSSDLSLEDVFLRLTGSAYLQDNLTKGGDAQ; from the coding sequence ATGATGATTGAGGTTCAAAACCTCACGAAACGCTACGGGGAGAACATAGCCCTGAGCAACATCAGTTTTTCCGTCGGGGAGAACACCGTCATCGGTTTTCTCGGCCCGAACGGCGCCGGAAAGTCGACGGCCATGAATATCATCACCGGTTACCTTTCCGCCAGCTCCGGCTCGGTCAAGGTGGGCGGGTTCGACACGGTGGACCAGCCGAACGAGGCAAAAAAGCTGATCGGCTACCTGCCGGAGATGCCGCCGCTTTATCCGGACATGACGGTAAGGGAATACCTGAATTTCGTCTATGAGCTGAAAAAAGTGACCCTGCCCCGGGAAAAGCACCTCCGTGAAATTTGCGCGCTGGTGAAAATTCTGGATGTCAGCAAGCGGCTGATCGGCAACCTTTCGAAAGGCTACCGGCAGCGCGTCGGCCTTGCCCAGGCCCTGATCGGAAACCCTCCTGTTCTGATACTGGACGAGCCGACCGTCGGACTGGACCCCAAGCAGATCATCGAAGTGAGGAACCTCATCAAGGGCCTCGGAAAGAACCACACTGTCATCCTCAGCTCTCACATCCTTCCGGAGATCCAGGCGGTCGCGGACCGCATTCTCGTCGTGAACCGCGGCAAGCTAGTCGCGGACGGAACGCCGTTTGAGCTGGAGCACAGCATGTCGGCGGAGCACCATCTTTCAGTCCGCATGGAAGGGGCGTCCGGGGAGATTGAGAAAGCCCTGAACGGCATGAAATTTGTGGAGGGCGTCCGGAATTTCGGCGAAAAGGAACCGGGCGTGTGGGAATATGAGATCTCAGTCAAGGAAGGCGAAGACCTGCGCAGGCCGCTGTTCGCGCTGGCGGCAAAGCGGAACTGGCCGGTGCTTTCCATGACGAGCTCCGACCTGTCGCTGGAGGACGTGTTCCTGCGGCTGACCGGCTCGGCCTATTTACAGGATAATCTGACGAAAGGCGGGGATGCGCAGTGA
- a CDS encoding DUF1015 domain-containing protein, which translates to MAEIKPFRALRFADKAGAVSSLTCPPYDIISEEERRALLLENPYNVIRLELPREGEDPYAEAGQTLKSWISDGILRRDTDPGLYLYEEEFTAYGQTKKIKGIVCLVRLEEFSKGIILPHEETLSKAKQDRFNLMSATGCNFSQIYSLYNDESQTTRGRIDALSSGEPRYEFRDGAGVTHRMWLVNDPVAIRAVCEDFADRKLYIADGHHRYETALNYRNALRGQGEAAGGEDYVMMMLVDMENDGLVVFPTHRMVRGLTEFSAERLLSACKAYFDVIPRSPLGEISANLDALYRQGKKAFACYCGGEEWTLLILKDNSVMAELLPEKSEAYRGLDVSVLHSLILERLLGIDRENMANQKNLAYTRSMEEAVASVQKGESRCAFLLNPTRVREIRDVAAAGEKMPQKSTYFYPKLITGLVMNQIG; encoded by the coding sequence ATGGCTGAAATCAAACCTTTCCGCGCCCTGCGCTTCGCGGACAAAGCGGGCGCTGTTTCCTCCCTGACCTGCCCGCCCTACGACATCATCAGCGAGGAGGAACGCCGGGCGCTTCTCCTGGAAAATCCCTACAACGTCATCCGCCTGGAGCTGCCGAGGGAGGGGGAAGACCCCTACGCCGAGGCGGGACAGACCCTGAAAAGCTGGATTTCAGACGGGATTCTCCGCCGCGACACCGACCCCGGCCTGTATCTTTACGAAGAGGAATTCACGGCCTATGGACAAACCAAAAAGATCAAGGGGATCGTCTGTCTTGTCAGGCTGGAGGAATTTTCAAAGGGGATCATCCTTCCGCACGAGGAAACCCTTTCCAAGGCAAAACAGGACCGTTTCAACCTGATGAGCGCGACGGGCTGCAACTTCAGCCAGATCTATTCGCTTTACAATGACGAAAGTCAAACCACCCGCGGCCGGATCGACGCGCTTTCCTCCGGGGAGCCGCGCTACGAGTTCCGCGACGGCGCCGGCGTGACCCACCGGATGTGGCTGGTCAACGATCCCGTCGCCATCCGGGCGGTCTGCGAAGACTTCGCGGACCGGAAGCTCTATATCGCGGACGGACATCACCGCTACGAAACCGCCCTCAACTACCGCAACGCCCTCCGCGGACAGGGCGAAGCGGCCGGAGGCGAAGACTATGTCATGATGATGCTGGTCGACATGGAAAACGACGGGCTGGTCGTATTCCCGACTCACCGCATGGTGCGCGGCCTGACGGAATTCAGCGCGGAGCGCCTCCTTTCTGCCTGCAAAGCCTATTTCGACGTGATTCCGCGTTCTCCGCTCGGCGAAATCTCCGCAAACCTCGACGCGCTGTACCGGCAGGGAAAAAAAGCGTTCGCCTGTTACTGCGGCGGGGAGGAGTGGACCCTGCTGATCCTGAAGGACAATTCCGTCATGGCGGAGCTTCTGCCGGAAAAAAGCGAGGCATACCGCGGGCTTGACGTCTCCGTTCTGCACTCGCTGATTCTGGAGCGTCTGCTTGGCATCGACCGGGAAAACATGGCAAACCAGAAAAACCTCGCCTACACCCGCTCGATGGAGGAGGCCGTCGCCTCCGTGCAAAAAGGCGAAAGCCGGTGCGCGTTCCTCCTGAACCCGACGCGCGTGCGGGAAATCCGCGACGTGGCCGCGGCAGGGGAAAAGATGCCTCAGAAATCCACCTATTTTTATCCAAAGCTGATCACTGGCCTTGTGATGAACCAGATCGGCTGA
- a CDS encoding Gldg family protein, with protein MNQEKDPRTGALLPEEETPEGNTKAEGEQAGTENREETAAPQGEEQAAGQKPEAEEKADGPAEESKKEKKKAGKPRKGHSEFMKSSKFRHGSISTAFTAGFLVVVVLVNILVGILGQRFPSVNLDLTKTGSNSLSAEGLKVVDKVDLPTNITICATQQQVEGDQIYSDQGIQYSQVGSLLSKIAERNSKITVQYVDLDKNPTFAAEYQSDSIAAGDVIVKTDKRYRILAYTDLFNIQYSSDYTSSQVYSNVEGALVSALNAVISDKLPTVAFDTGHSEKQDMSAFKKLLDNNSFETKDFSLLTDKIPDNTQMIVLGEPAKDYTDDEIKKLSDFLGSKTLAGDRSLMVTFAPSQAEMPKLATFLEEWGIQVPASVIVESDQSKFISSNPIYILSDIQSSLQLKPSSDGSSPDYGYFITPQSSPVKLLFETKGGKTTYPLAKSSDSCYLVDNSTKSTDNLPKQSSNTAALSQETVKNGDKDYNASVIAIGSSALFTDGIINSSAFGNGTYMVDLAKYATGTSDSSSEVQITAKPLNATDITATAQVSTFLGLGVFMFLIPLIIVVLGIWVYHKRRHL; from the coding sequence ATGAATCAGGAAAAAGACCCGCGCACGGGCGCGCTTCTCCCGGAGGAAGAAACCCCCGAAGGGAACACGAAGGCCGAAGGCGAACAGGCCGGGACCGAAAACCGGGAGGAAACCGCCGCGCCGCAGGGTGAAGAACAGGCCGCCGGGCAGAAGCCGGAGGCGGAGGAAAAAGCGGATGGCCCGGCGGAAGAATCAAAGAAAGAAAAGAAAAAGGCGGGAAAACCCAGGAAAGGCCATTCTGAATTCATGAAAAGCAGCAAATTCCGGCACGGCTCCATTTCCACGGCGTTCACGGCCGGGTTTCTCGTCGTGGTCGTTCTGGTCAATATCCTGGTCGGCATTCTCGGCCAGCGCTTCCCGTCCGTCAATTTGGACCTGACCAAGACCGGCTCGAACTCCCTTTCCGCCGAAGGGCTGAAAGTGGTGGATAAAGTGGATCTTCCGACCAATATCACGATCTGCGCAACACAGCAGCAGGTGGAGGGCGACCAGATCTATTCCGACCAGGGGATCCAGTACAGCCAGGTCGGCAGCCTCCTTTCAAAAATCGCGGAGCGCAACTCAAAAATCACGGTCCAGTATGTGGACCTCGATAAAAATCCGACCTTTGCCGCGGAATACCAGAGCGACAGTATCGCGGCCGGCGACGTGATCGTGAAAACGGACAAACGCTATCGGATTCTGGCCTACACCGATCTTTTCAATATCCAGTACTCCAGCGACTACACCTCTTCCCAGGTGTACTCCAATGTGGAGGGCGCGCTGGTCTCCGCGCTGAACGCGGTCATTTCCGACAAGCTGCCGACCGTGGCCTTCGACACGGGGCATTCGGAAAAGCAGGACATGTCCGCTTTTAAAAAGCTGCTGGACAACAACAGTTTTGAGACCAAGGATTTCAGCCTCCTGACAGACAAGATTCCGGACAATACGCAGATGATCGTTCTCGGCGAACCGGCCAAGGATTATACGGACGACGAGATCAAAAAGCTCTCCGATTTCCTCGGCAGCAAGACCCTTGCGGGGGACCGTTCCCTGATGGTGACGTTCGCGCCGAGCCAGGCGGAGATGCCGAAGCTTGCCACTTTCCTGGAGGAATGGGGAATCCAGGTCCCCGCTTCCGTGATTGTGGAATCGGATCAGTCGAAGTTCATTTCAAGCAATCCGATCTACATTCTTTCAGATATTCAAAGCAGTCTGCAGCTGAAACCGTCGAGCGACGGCAGTTCCCCGGACTACGGATATTTCATCACGCCGCAATCCAGCCCGGTCAAGCTGCTGTTTGAAACAAAGGGCGGCAAGACGACTTACCCGCTCGCGAAAAGCTCCGATTCCTGCTATCTGGTGGACAACAGCACGAAATCGACCGACAATCTGCCGAAGCAGTCCAGCAACACGGCCGCCCTTTCTCAGGAAACGGTAAAAAACGGCGATAAGGACTACAACGCCAGCGTGATCGCAATCGGCAGCTCCGCGCTCTTTACGGACGGCATCATCAATTCCAGCGCGTTCGGCAACGGCACCTACATGGTCGATCTTGCCAAATACGCGACGGGAACCTCCGATTCCTCTTCCGAAGTCCAGATCACCGCGAAGCCGCTGAACGCGACGGATATCACGGCGACGGCCCAGGTCAGCACCTTCCTCGGGCTCGGCGTATTCATGTTTCTGATTCCTCTGATCATCGTCGTCCTCGGCATCTGGGTCTATCATAAGAGGAGGCATCTGTAA
- a CDS encoding lysozyme inhibitor LprI family protein produces MKHNLPVSIFAGALALAVLLPGCSLFHKSQQTSATPESSPSSLSSFPASSLPDSSSEDPVSGHVVTPNEPADSQPGRVLTITTDSEAFNQKFAGNPVDKAYIKESDQAVSTVDMVNVSRKYAGLWQKEIDHAWSGLQKKMSADSSGKPAELKAEQQKWEDGKDAALKKITSSALSAGGSMAEVNAASQEMDFYRSRAAQLYRELYNYDKNYSYAFTG; encoded by the coding sequence ATGAAACACAATCTGCCCGTATCCATTTTCGCGGGGGCATTGGCGCTGGCTGTCCTGCTGCCGGGCTGCTCCCTGTTCCACAAATCCCAGCAGACTTCCGCGACGCCGGAAAGCTCGCCGTCTTCCCTGTCATCTTTCCCGGCTTCCTCCCTGCCCGATTCGTCGAGCGAAGACCCGGTCTCCGGGCACGTCGTAACACCCAACGAGCCGGCGGATTCCCAGCCGGGACGCGTGCTGACCATCACGACCGACAGCGAGGCGTTCAACCAGAAATTCGCGGGCAACCCGGTCGACAAAGCCTATATCAAAGAGTCGGACCAGGCTGTTTCCACCGTCGACATGGTCAACGTATCGCGGAAATACGCCGGGCTGTGGCAGAAAGAAATCGACCATGCGTGGAGCGGGCTTCAAAAGAAAATGAGCGCGGATTCCAGCGGCAAGCCCGCCGAGCTGAAAGCGGAACAGCAGAAGTGGGAGGACGGGAAAGACGCCGCGCTGAAAAAGATCACCAGCAGCGCTCTCTCCGCGGGAGGCAGCATGGCGGAGGTCAACGCGGCTTCTCAGGAGATGGACTTTTACCGCAGCCGCGCGGCGCAGCTCTACCGCGAGCTTTACAATTACGATAAAAATTATTCCTACGCTTTTACAGGCTGA